The genome window CGCCGTGGGTCGGCCAGGCATCGGGATAGACCAGCACTTCGATCACCAGCGTCATGCCCAGAAGCGCAGCGGCGGAAAGGCGGCTGGCGAGACCCAGAACCAGCAGAACCGGGAAGGCGTGCTCCGCAAAGGCCGCGAGATGGGCGGCGAGCCACGGATCGACCAGGGGCAGCCGATATTCCTCCCTGAACAAAGCGACCGCGCCATCGGTGACATGCCAGCCCTCCACCTTGGTCTGGCCGGATTGCCAGAACACGGCCGCCGGGAAGACGCGGGCGCACAAAGTGAGCAGCGACAGCGGGATCGCGTCGAGCCGGTCGCGCAGATGCAGCGCGATCGCGACGAGGCCGGGGTCGCGGGTGCGGGAGGACGACGCTTGGTGCGGGGTCGTCAGATCGGCGGTCACGGCAGGTCTCCTTCCGTGGGGTCGAGATGGATCGCCAGCCGCCCGCCGATCAGTTCGGCCAGCGCTGCGGTGAGGTCGAAATCCGGATCGTCGGCGCCGGCCGCCGCGGCGGCATCCGGGAGCGGATCGCCGCCGGCGAGGGCCAGGAGAAACGTCGCCGTGCTGGTCGGGAGGGGGCGGAGAACGACATCGAGGCCCGGCCGGTCGATCAGCACCGCCTGCGGTCTCCAACCGGTCACCTCCGCTTCCGCGCCGTTCGCCGCGGCGAGAATGTCCCACACCGGATGGGGCGAGCCGATCACGGTCACCGCCGGGTGCAGCCGGATGCGCAGCCGTTCGAGTGCCCCCGGCGGCAGCCCGGCGAAGGCTTCGCCTTGCAGCCGCGGCAGATCGGCGGCGTGATAGGCGCGGGTTCTGGCCGCCTCGATGCGGGCGATATCGGCCAGATAGGGCAATTCGGCCGCCGGCCCGAAGCTGGCGAGGAAGCCGGGCAGGGCGTCGCCGAACTGCGCCAGCAGCGGCGAGGCGGGTGGATGGCGGCGAATGAAATCGCGTGCGGTCGCGCGGAAGAACTCCTCTCCCACCAGGGCGCGCACCGCCGGGAAGCGGGTCTCCAGCGCGCGGATCAGGCCGACGGCGACATTGTTGCGATAAACGGCGAAGCGGCGTTCCGAGGGGCCAGCGAGACCGTCCGGCAGACGGCGGTCCGGCGCGGTCAGCCCGGCGGCGAACGTCGCGAGCCCGGTCATCGA of Pseudoxanthobacter soli DSM 19599 contains these proteins:
- a CDS encoding DNA-binding domain-containing protein produces the protein MTGLATFAAGLTAPDRRLPDGLAGPSERRFAVYRNNVAVGLIRALETRFPAVRALVGEEFFRATARDFIRRHPPASPLLAQFGDALPGFLASFGPAAELPYLADIARIEAARTRAYHAADLPRLQGEAFAGLPPGALERLRIRLHPAVTVIGSPHPVWDILAAANGAEAEVTGWRPQAVLIDRPGLDVVLRPLPTSTATFLLALAGGDPLPDAAAAAGADDPDFDLTAALAELIGGRLAIHLDPTEGDLP
- a CDS encoding DoxX family protein; its protein translation is MALHLRDRLDAIPLSLLTLCARVFPAAVFWQSGQTKVEGWHVTDGAVALFREEYRLPLVDPWLAAHLAAFAEHAFPVLLVLGLASRLSAAALLGMTLVIEVLVYPDAWPTHGVWATCFLMVIARGPGILSIDALIARRYRHLRGWPAGR